The region TGTCGCCGGCCTATATCTCGGAAGTCACGCCGGCCTCCATCCGGGGACGCCTGTCCTCGGTGCAGCAGATCATGATCATCACCGGTCTGACTGGCGCCTTCGTGGCCAACTATGTGCTGGCCGCGACGGCGGGCGGTTCGACCGCCGAGTTCTGGATGGGCTTCCCCGCCTGGCGCTGGATGTTCTGGCTGCAGGTCGTGCCCGCCGCCATCTATCTGCTGGCGCTGCTGGCCATCCCCGAAAGCCCCCGATACCTGGTGGTCAAGCGCAAGGACGCCGAGGCCGCGGCCGTGCTGTCCAAGCTGTTCGGCGCTGGAACCGGCGAGCGCAAGGTCGCCGAAATCCGCGCCACCCTGGCGGCCGATCACAAGCCCAAGTTCGCCGACCTGCTCGACCCGGCGACCCGCAAGGTGCGCCCCATCGTCTGGGCCGGTCTGATCCTGGCAGTATTCCAGCAACTGGTCGGCATCAACATCGTGTTCTACTACGGCGCGGTGCTGTGGCAGTCCGTGGGCTTCTCCGAAAACGACGCCCTGAAGATCAACATCCTGTCGGGCGTGCTCTCCATCGTCGCCTGTCTGGCCGCGATCTCGGTCATCGACAAGATCGGCCGTAAACCGCTGCTGCTGATCGGCTCGGCGGGCATGTTCGTCACTCTGGCGGTCATGGCCTGGTGCTTCTCGCGCGCCACCATGCTCGACGGCGCCTTGCACCTGGACGACACCACCGGCCTGATCGCCCTCATCGCTGCCAACGCCTATGTGGTGTTCTTCAACTTCAGCTGGGGCCCGGTCATGTGGGTCATGCTGGGTGAGATGTTCCCCAACCAGATGCGTGGCTCGGCGCTGGCGGTGGCGGGCTTCGCCCAATGGATCGCCAACTTCGCGATCTCCGTCAGCTTCCCGGCCATGGCGGCGGGCCTGGGCCTGGTCGTCACCTACGGCTTCTATGCGGTCAGCGCCCTGATCTCGTTCTTCCTGGTCCAGGCCTGGGTGAAGGAGACCCGTGGTCGCGAGCTTGAAGACATGGTCGGCTGACCCTGTACGATCCTGACTGACGTCGCACGGCCCGTGGGTTCGCCCCGCGGGCCGTCTGCGTTTAGGCCAGGGTCTGGTCGAACTGGGCTGGACCGATCAGCCCGACCGGAGCCAGATCCACCGTCCCGTCGGCGAAGACCAGTTGCTCGATGTCAATCAGGACGTCGGTTCCCTCCGGAGACTGCTGACGCAAATCGACGATCCGCCATGAGCCGTCGTCCTGAGCGCTCCAGTCATAATCCGCCGCCGCACCGGAGAAGACCGCGGCGTCGAACCCGTCCCGACCGTCGAGCAGGTCATCACCCGCGCCGCCGGTCAGGCGGTTGTCTCCCTGGTTCCCCTTGAGGCTGTCGTCACCCCGACCGCCCACGGCGCCGACAATCAGATTGTCCACGTCGCCCTCGCTGGCGAAATAGGCGTTGGCGATGTTGCCGACGGCCAGCTTGGCGGGATCGTTCCGCACGTCCATGCGCGCCAACTGGGCCTGCGAGATCGTGGACCACGCGCCGGGCGCAAGATCGACATCCAGATCGGTCCCATAGGCCGAGAAGTCATAGGTGACCTGCGCCCCGGCGGTCCAGGTGGTCATGAACACCCGGTTGCCGCCCGG is a window of Caulobacter sp. NIBR2454 DNA encoding:
- a CDS encoding sugar porter family MFS transporter, producing MAGPTGGSGPDIAGGDRVNMAFIALIVAVATIGGFMFGYDSGVINGTQDGLEAAFNLSALGTGFNVGAILLGCAFGAFAAGRLADAMGRRTVMQIAAVLFIISAIWAGAADTSAHFIIARFIGGLGVGAASVLSPAYISEVTPASIRGRLSSVQQIMIITGLTGAFVANYVLAATAGGSTAEFWMGFPAWRWMFWLQVVPAAIYLLALLAIPESPRYLVVKRKDAEAAAVLSKLFGAGTGERKVAEIRATLAADHKPKFADLLDPATRKVRPIVWAGLILAVFQQLVGINIVFYYGAVLWQSVGFSENDALKINILSGVLSIVACLAAISVIDKIGRKPLLLIGSAGMFVTLAVMAWCFSRATMLDGALHLDDTTGLIALIAANAYVVFFNFSWGPVMWVMLGEMFPNQMRGSALAVAGFAQWIANFAISVSFPAMAAGLGLVVTYGFYAVSALISFFLVQAWVKETRGRELEDMVG